GAGCCCACCGGACAAAAAGACTCCGACGGGTACGTCGGCCATCATCCGGCGGCGTACGCAGTCGATTGTGGTCTCGCGGATCAGCTTTACTGCCTCGTCGCGCGAGCCAATGAGATCAGCCGGCACATGCAGGTCGCGGAACCTGGAGAGCGAGCCGGTGTGGTCCCACCTGTAGCCGGGTGGGAACTCGCGGATGTGCTCGCGAATCCCTTCGTCGAAGGCATTGACCTCGCTGGCGAAGTAGACGACACCGCCCACGTGTGCCCAATAAAGCGGCTTGACGCCGACTGGATCGCGTACGACGACCGCCTCGCCATCGTCACCGGCAACGATGAAAGCAAACATGCCGCGCAGATCACCGAGCGCAGCAGGGTTGTCCGACAAAACGGCGGCTAAGGCGACTTCACTGTCGGAGTCGGTGACGAACGGGTACGACGTCTCGGCCCGGATGTCTTCGTGGTTATAGATCTCGCCGTTGGCGACGAGCCAATGCCCCTCGCCCGAGCCGATCGGTTGGTCGCCCTCCTCGAGGTCGACGATCGCCAGTCGGGTGTGGCCAAGCCACGTAGCCCCCACCTGACGATGCCCGATGCCATCGGGCCCACGGTGTCGGATCCGCTCGAGCATTCGTTGGCCAGTGGCATCACGCTGCGCGTCGCCAAGCTGATTGGACGGGTCGAAGATGGCGACAACGCCACACATGACTAGGAAGTCCCCTTAAGTTGCTGGACTTCTAACTTTACGCTGTCTGGACGCCCGGCGTCGGCAAAGAAGAGGATTCCAGCCATCGCAGCGATTCCTGCAACACAACCTCTGACTCGCGCTCGCGCAGCCACACCGCATAGAGGTCGACGGTCGGTATCGGGTCGACCAGCGTGACCGCGACCGGCGCGTCGGACTCGGTGCCAAGCGCCTCGGCACGCACGTAGGAAGCAAATCCGACGAGACCCCGTGCGACGGCAAGCTGGCCGCTGGCTCCGGGGTCATCGGCAACCACCGCGACGTCGAGAGTCACGCCCGCGGCACGCGCACTGGAGATGATCGCGTCGTACATCTGCGGGCTCTGCGGGCGGTCAAACAGCACGCAGGCGTAGTCATCCAGCTCCGCGATCGGCACACTGCCTCTCCCGGCGAGCGGATGATCTCGCCCGACGATTCCGACGATCGGTATCTGCGCATCGATGCGTCGGTGGGCAAACCGCCGGTCGTTCGGGTAGCCGTAGCTGAAGCCAAGATCCAGCTCCCCCGCTGCAATTCCGGCGATCTGGGGACCCGTGCGACGTTCCCACGTCGATACCGCGAGCTTCGGATAGCGGATCGCAAGATGCCGAATCAGACCCGGGAGCACGCGTCGGCCAGCGACGTGGTTGTAGCCGATCCGCATCGACCCCTGTGCACCCTGCGATGCCGCGAGTACGTCGTCGCGAGCCCGCCGCATCCGCCGCAGAACCTCACCAGCGTGCGGCACGAACGCCGCGCCAGCGGCCGTGAGCTCCAAGCCGGTCGAGCGTCGCTCGAACAGCTCGGCGCCGAGCTCGGCTTCAAGGCGCTTGAGGTGCGCAGTCAGCGTCGGTTGCGAGACGTGCAGCTCGCGCGCCGCGCGACCCATGTGACGCACTCGCGCCAGCGCCGCGAACGACTCGAGCAACCTGAGGTCCATGCCTCCAGCATGACATCGGCGTACTCGACGTCATCAGGTTCACCGATCGAGATCACCGAAATTCCTATCGCCGCAGGTCATCTGCTCGTCCGGCTGGAGCGAATCGACATCACCAACACACCATTCACCTGACGTTCAACATTCGCTGGTGCCCTTTGCTCGCAGGCAAACGAGAGGACTACGAGTGGGCATCGAGCTGCGTGCCATCAGCAAGTCGTACGACGCCCGTCCGGTGTTGCGCGAGCTGAGCTTGCGCATTGAGGACGGTGAGTTCGTCGTGATCCTCGGGCCGTCCGGCTGTGGCAAGTCCACCCTGCTGCAGATCGTGTCTGGCCTGAGCGCTCCGGACTCCGGGCAGGTGCTGATCGATGACGTTGATGTCACCGACCGCGACGGCAGGACTCGCAACGTCGCGATGGTCTTTCAGAACTACGCCCTCTACCCACATCTGTCGGCGCAACGCAACATCGAGTTCCCGCTGCGCGCAGCGAAGGTGGCGCGCAGTGAGCGGTCGCGACGGGCACGCGAGATAGCCGACCCCTACGGGCTCCTTCAGCATCTGGACAAGAAGCCCGCCGAGCTTTCCGGGGGCCAGCAGCAGCGAGTAGCACTCGCGCGAGCGACCGTACGCGAGCCGGCCGCCTTCTTGATGGATGAGCCGCTGTCCAACCTTGATGCGGCGCTTCGCGCCTCGACACGGCACTACCTGCGCACGCTGCACACGCGACTGCGCGCGACGATTCTCTACGTCACGCACGACCAGGTCGAGGCGATGAGCCTCGCGACGCGGGTCGTGCTGCTGCGCGATGGCCAGGTGCAACAGGACTGTGCTCCGGCGCTGCTCTACGACGAGCCTGCGACGACGTTCGCCGCCCGGTTTGTCGGCATGCTCCCGATGAACCTGGTGCAGGCCAGTCTGATCAGTACGCCGAGCGGCATCGAGGCCCACGCCCGAGGAGTTCAGCTGCCGCTGACACTGCCGGCAGGCGACGACCTTGGCGCGCGCGACGTGACCGTCGGATTCCGCCCCGAGGCGTTGCAGCTCGAGCGGCCCGATTGCCCGAAGTCCGGCGTACACGGCACTGTCACCGCCGTTGAGAACCTCGGTCATGAGCAGGTCGCCTACGTCGACATCGCCGGTACGCCGATCGCGGCACGCCTTTCGCGCGCCGTCTCGCTGGCAGCCGGCGACACCGCGAGATTCACCGTCAGGGCGAGCGACCTCCACCTGTTCAGCACGACGACCGGTCGCCGACTGCGATGGCAGACACCGTCATCCGCCGTCGCCCCGACCCCAGCCCTACCGTCCCCCGTTTCCATCAAGGAGCCCGCATGACCCGCTGGAGCACCCCTACCTCACTGCTCGTCGTCGCCGTCGCCTGCCTGCTCGCCGGATGCTCGATCACCTCGTCCTCAGGCGCAGGGTCCGACAGCGCGCCCAGTCCCACGATCGCCGAGTTGCCGGACGACGAAAACGTCACGATCGTCTTCGAGAGCTATAACT
The nucleotide sequence above comes from Epidermidibacterium keratini. Encoded proteins:
- a CDS encoding LysR family transcriptional regulator, which gives rise to MDLRLLESFAALARVRHMGRAARELHVSQPTLTAHLKRLEAELGAELFERRSTGLELTAAGAAFVPHAGEVLRRMRRARDDVLAASQGAQGSMRIGYNHVAGRRVLPGLIRHLAIRYPKLAVSTWERRTGPQIAGIAAGELDLGFSYGYPNDRRFAHRRIDAQIPIVGIVGRDHPLAGRGSVPIAELDDYACVLFDRPQSPQMYDAIISSARAAGVTLDVAVVADDPGASGQLAVARGLVGFASYVRAEALGTESDAPVAVTLVDPIPTVDLYAVWLRERESEVVLQESLRWLESSSLPTPGVQTA
- a CDS encoding ABC transporter ATP-binding protein, which produces MGIELRAISKSYDARPVLRELSLRIEDGEFVVILGPSGCGKSTLLQIVSGLSAPDSGQVLIDDVDVTDRDGRTRNVAMVFQNYALYPHLSAQRNIEFPLRAAKVARSERSRRAREIADPYGLLQHLDKKPAELSGGQQQRVALARATVREPAAFLMDEPLSNLDAALRASTRHYLRTLHTRLRATILYVTHDQVEAMSLATRVVLLRDGQVQQDCAPALLYDEPATTFAARFVGMLPMNLVQASLISTPSGIEAHARGVQLPLTLPAGDDLGARDVTVGFRPEALQLERPDCPKSGVHGTVTAVENLGHEQVAYVDIAGTPIAARLSRAVSLAAGDTARFTVRASDLHLFSTTTGRRLRWQTPSSAVAPTPALPSPVSIKEPA